From Bacillus pumilus, one genomic window encodes:
- a CDS encoding PH domain-containing protein, whose translation MGIFSVSKQNDKKFESLLIEGERIEAVYRLRHDQICFTNKRLIFGDNRVFSKKKVRVSLPYRSIESFAIQEAGVFDQDTGMLLVTSSKVFELDFSKETDLSDVQAILTKHLC comes from the coding sequence GTGGGTATTTTTTCTGTCAGTAAACAAAATGATAAGAAATTCGAATCCTTACTAATTGAAGGGGAAAGAATTGAGGCTGTTTACAGACTGCGTCACGACCAAATTTGTTTCACCAATAAACGACTGATCTTTGGCGATAACCGCGTATTTTCTAAGAAGAAAGTCAGGGTCTCCTTGCCGTATCGATCAATTGAAAGTTTTGCCATTCAAGAAGCTGGCGTGTTTGATCAGGACACAGGTATGCTGCTTGTCACAAGCTCAAAAGTATTTGAACTCGATTTTTCGAAAGAGACGGATTTGAGTGATGTGCAAGCCATTTTGACAAAACATCTTTGCTGA